Proteins found in one Bacillus sp. (in: firmicutes) genomic segment:
- a CDS encoding glycosyltransferase, whose translation MATINEKKIQISAVIPLYNAEKYIAATIDSLLNQSYELDEIIVVDDCGHDRSAEIVKIYCEKFESVRLIHLEKNQGGSAARNRGIKEAKNEWILLMDADDIAAPSLLEEEVNLLKKFQKKDSEVILVHPAYQQIDENGNVYEDSIFRGKQMELEEQFGTLLVRNHIITPSGLLVKKQAVIEVGGFQSFRIIEDYDFILRMSQKGSFAYVDEPLLYFRRHATSITKDISKAKDAERAVIEQYGLKRIKEAVYKRHLPYEQNQLDFVSMLYRFDMWEEGFQELTAIDNIENNNTAIFLQALYFLNCKEFDKAEMFFKQILDKNANHGAALNNRAVLYALKGNNEKARQLFEKALYLYPGYMDVNNNLAVLNNGNKEFKWTWRELRPNLLRYSE comes from the coding sequence ATGGCAACTATAAATGAAAAAAAAATACAAATTTCAGCCGTAATTCCTTTATATAATGCAGAAAAATATATTGCAGCAACGATTGATAGTTTGCTAAATCAATCATATGAATTAGATGAAATAATTGTTGTTGATGATTGTGGGCATGATAGATCGGCGGAAATTGTCAAGATATATTGTGAAAAATTTGAATCTGTAAGGCTAATTCATCTAGAAAAGAATCAAGGTGGTTCAGCAGCACGAAATAGAGGAATAAAGGAAGCAAAAAATGAATGGATTTTGTTAATGGATGCGGATGATATAGCTGCCCCTTCTTTGTTAGAAGAAGAAGTGAATCTTTTGAAAAAGTTTCAAAAAAAAGATTCAGAAGTCATACTTGTTCACCCAGCTTATCAACAGATTGATGAAAATGGAAATGTTTATGAGGATAGTATTTTTCGTGGCAAGCAAATGGAGTTGGAGGAGCAGTTTGGTACTCTACTAGTTCGTAATCATATTATTACTCCTTCAGGACTACTTGTGAAAAAGCAAGCAGTAATTGAAGTAGGTGGTTTCCAATCATTCCGAATTATTGAAGACTATGATTTTATTTTGCGAATGTCTCAAAAAGGCTCTTTTGCATATGTAGATGAACCTTTGTTATATTTTAGAAGACATGCTACAAGTATTACGAAAGACATTAGTAAAGCCAAAGATGCAGAGCGTGCGGTTATTGAACAATATGGATTGAAGAGAATTAAGGAAGCTGTGTATAAACGTCATCTTCCATATGAGCAAAATCAACTTGATTTTGTTTCGATGCTCTATCGATTTGATATGTGGGAAGAAGGATTCCAAGAGCTTACTGCCATTGACAATATTGAAAATAATAATACCGCTATATTTTTACAAGCACTATATTTTCTGAACTGCAAAGAATTTGATAAGGCGGAAATGTTCTTTAAGCAAATTCTTGATAAGAATGCTAATCATGGTGCAGCATTAAATAATAGAGCGGTTTTGTATGCTCTAAAAGGCAATAACGAAAAGGCGAGACAATTATTTGAGAAAGCCTTATATTTATATCCTGGATACATGGATGTAAATAATAATTTAGCTGTTCTTAATAACGGTAACAAGGAGTTTAAATGGACATGGCGAGAATTGCGTCCAAATTTACTAAGATATAGCGAATAA
- a CDS encoding glycosyltransferase family 8 protein has translation MEYIHIVAATDKKFVQYLGVMLTSLFENFHATDKKLFIHILISAEVSVNEIELLETMCNQYDVKVEFLKIDDGRYDDFFVSHHISLATYFRISISELLNEDIHRAIYLDSDLIVKGNIAELWNTDLKGKIIGAIDDPLGNLRMDELQIPFIYSYFNAGVLVIDLENWRKQQITKKVLAYIKENPTKLVYWDQDALNAILYDKRMSIHPKWNVQTVMYQDNYESLFDKDEYRDAITNPAIIHYTSASKPWHITNNHPLKDEYKHYLQQSLWRNDELVSLSPTRMIMEKSNIFIFGTGTLAERFIERTGISVNGFLDNDCKKWGQLFCDKQVYSPEILHSIKQDNIGIIIVSSFYQEISKQLIQYGLKENEDFVWQL, from the coding sequence ATGGAGTATATTCACATAGTAGCAGCTACTGATAAAAAGTTCGTACAATATTTAGGAGTTATGCTTACATCTTTGTTTGAAAATTTCCACGCAACTGATAAGAAATTATTTATTCATATTTTAATAAGTGCTGAAGTTTCTGTTAATGAGATAGAATTACTTGAAACGATGTGCAATCAATATGATGTAAAAGTTGAATTTTTGAAAATAGATGATGGTCGGTATGATGATTTTTTTGTTAGCCATCATATTAGCCTAGCAACATATTTTCGTATTTCTATTAGTGAATTGTTAAATGAAGATATTCATAGAGCTATTTATTTAGACTCTGATTTAATTGTGAAAGGAAACATTGCAGAGCTTTGGAATACCGACCTAAAAGGAAAAATCATTGGTGCTATTGATGATCCATTGGGAAATTTAAGGATGGATGAATTGCAAATTCCTTTTATATATTCTTATTTTAATGCAGGTGTTTTGGTAATTGATTTAGAAAACTGGAGAAAGCAACAAATAACAAAAAAAGTTTTAGCTTATATAAAAGAAAATCCGACTAAACTTGTTTATTGGGATCAAGATGCATTGAATGCAATCTTATATGATAAAAGAATGTCGATACACCCTAAATGGAATGTACAAACAGTGATGTACCAAGACAATTATGAATCATTATTTGACAAAGATGAATATAGGGATGCTATTACAAATCCAGCCATTATTCATTATACATCCGCTTCTAAACCATGGCATATAACTAATAATCATCCATTAAAAGATGAATATAAACATTATTTACAACAGTCATTATGGAGAAATGATGAGTTAGTTTCTCTATCGCCAACACGAATGATAATGGAAAAGTCAAATATTTTCATATTTGGTACTGGTACATTAGCAGAGCGCTTTATTGAAAGAACAGGAATTAGTGTTAATGGCTTTTTAGATAATGATTGTAAAAAGTGGGGACAGTTATTTTGCGATAAGCAAGTATACTCTCCGGAAATCCTACATTCGATTAAGCAAGATAATATTGGGATTATTATTGTTAGTAGTTTTTATCAAGAAATTTCAAAGCAGCTAATACAATATGGATTGAAAGAAAACGAGGATTTTGTATGGCAACTATAA
- a CDS encoding glycosyltransferase: MPTLSALMSVYNGEEFIEETITSILEQSFEDFEFIIIDDGSRDRTIDIINSFHDSRIKLFQLPRNMGVGAALNFGLNKINSPFIAKVDADDIYTRNRFSEQLYFLENNQDIAVVDCLLNYFATSDDVENSERFHYLKNIHQLQINKAINPDEINEKLYWFCCVTHSLMMARTNVIKKIGYNPNFRIGEDYQLFYLLNKRGYKFSKIKEVLGQIRVSEKSTTAIEEDIINVFLTIKQEEFNAFLSQSELGFNYMIWGTGGLGINILNHFPKKLNNIVGFIDSNKQKWGTTVGSFPIYSPEIIKKEKYKIIVASTIGKFEITEILKREKYQHLEDYFVIA, from the coding sequence ATGCCAACATTATCAGCGTTAATGTCTGTCTATAACGGTGAAGAATTTATTGAAGAAACGATTACGAGTATTTTAGAACAGTCATTTGAGGATTTCGAATTTATCATCATAGATGATGGTTCAAGAGATAGAACTATTGATATTATTAATTCCTTTCATGACTCCAGAATTAAACTATTTCAATTACCAAGAAATATGGGTGTAGGTGCAGCTTTAAACTTTGGTTTAAACAAAATAAATAGCCCTTTTATTGCAAAAGTTGATGCAGATGATATATATACCAGAAATCGTTTTAGTGAACAATTGTATTTTCTTGAAAACAATCAAGATATTGCAGTAGTTGATTGTTTGTTAAATTATTTTGCTACAAGCGATGATGTTGAAAATAGTGAGAGATTCCATTACTTAAAAAATATTCATCAACTTCAAATAAACAAAGCTATTAATCCAGACGAAATTAATGAAAAATTGTATTGGTTTTGCTGTGTCACACATTCATTAATGATGGCTAGGACTAACGTAATTAAAAAGATAGGTTATAATCCAAACTTTAGAATTGGTGAAGATTATCAATTGTTTTACCTTTTAAATAAAAGAGGATATAAATTCTCAAAAATTAAAGAAGTACTGGGGCAAATACGTGTTTCAGAAAAATCAACAACGGCTATTGAAGAAGATATTATTAACGTGTTTTTAACAATTAAACAAGAAGAGTTTAATGCATTTTTGTCTCAATCAGAATTAGGCTTTAATTACATGATTTGGGGAACAGGTGGGTTAGGTATAAATATATTGAACCATTTCCCAAAAAAACTTAATAATATTGTAGGATTTATTGATAGTAATAAACAAAAATGGGGAACGACAGTTGGAAGTTTCCCAATTTATTCACCAGAAATCATTAAGAAAGAGAAGTATAAAATAATCGTAGCATCAACGATTGGAAAATTTGAAATAACAGAAATATTGAAGCGAGAAAAGTATCAGCATTTAGAAGATTACTTTGTTATTGCATAA
- a CDS encoding glycosyltransferase has protein sequence MQKISIITACYNSEKYIEQTIQSAIDQTYKNIEYIIVDGGSTDSTLPILEKYRDNIQKIISEPDQGVYDAFNKGIQASTGDIIYFLNSDDYLVDNKVIEDVMTLFEANQGFDMIYGNIVMKNEETGFETNFGKKYELVDLMSGKMPPHPGSFLRSKTIKKYDGFNLEYKIASDFDLITRIFKNEVEKISYFDRMVACFRLGGLSSSIKNKDKTAKETRDIVKKYFGTELPTKSIMEQNMSYYKAWLESLLFSNMPISNVLVELGIRKVALFGTMEMALYVKEDFKRSGIQTLVFLDNNPTRQGVSMNGITIHSPNWLKENSTQVDAIILSFEGNYEKEIKDQIDQLVSCPIPVYSWKELIEMK, from the coding sequence ATGCAAAAAATATCAATTATTACAGCATGTTATAATAGTGAGAAATATATTGAGCAAACAATTCAAAGTGCCATTGACCAAACCTATAAAAATATAGAGTATATTATTGTTGATGGCGGTTCGACAGATAGTACATTACCTATTTTAGAAAAGTATAGGGACAATATACAAAAAATTATTTCAGAACCAGATCAGGGCGTTTATGATGCATTTAATAAAGGTATACAAGCTTCAACTGGCGATATTATTTACTTCTTAAATTCTGATGACTATTTAGTAGATAATAAAGTTATTGAAGATGTTATGACGTTGTTTGAAGCTAATCAAGGATTCGATATGATTTATGGTAATATTGTAATGAAAAATGAAGAGACTGGATTTGAAACAAACTTTGGGAAGAAATATGAATTGGTTGATTTAATGAGTGGGAAAATGCCGCCACACCCAGGTAGTTTCTTAAGGAGTAAAACTATAAAAAAATATGATGGCTTTAATTTGGAATATAAAATTGCAAGTGATTTTGATCTAATAACAAGAATTTTCAAAAATGAAGTTGAAAAGATTTCTTATTTTGATAGAATGGTTGCTTGCTTTCGATTAGGTGGCTTGTCAAGTAGTATAAAAAATAAGGATAAAACAGCTAAAGAAACAAGAGATATTGTTAAAAAGTATTTTGGAACGGAACTCCCTACGAAATCCATAATGGAACAAAATATGAGTTATTACAAGGCCTGGCTTGAATCTTTATTATTTTCAAATATGCCTATAAGTAATGTTCTTGTTGAACTTGGGATTCGAAAGGTTGCTTTGTTCGGAACGATGGAAATGGCACTGTATGTTAAGGAGGATTTTAAAAGAAGTGGAATTCAAACCTTGGTATTCTTGGATAACAATCCTACAAGACAAGGTGTTTCAATGAATGGCATAACAATTCATTCTCCTAATTGGTTAAAGGAAAATTCTACACAAGTTGATGCAATTATACTTTCATTTGAAGGTAATTACGAAAAAGAAATTAAAGATCAAATAGACCAATTGGTTTCCTGTCCTATTCCTGTGTATTCGTGGAAAGAGTTAATCGAAATGAAATAA
- a CDS encoding DUF2290 domain-containing protein — MSSSKQIVKEIMEITTDLIGLGLSMDQNFPSEKTERGLTIIGWGNQINLSIVLKNVGYNQIYDELLKNNNYNIKLIDGAIIQMMYTFEHDILLSHRLAFFPSPELESYQNDPEIYERQEIYADIIAKNIIPFPMRFDFDADEKIFEPIKHPRSHLTLGQYKNCRIPVSAPLTPEIFIDFILRNFYSTAYYYYQLDDRQLVQPFDRTISDEEERVLHVNFFKI; from the coding sequence ATGAGTAGCTCCAAACAAATTGTTAAAGAGATAATGGAAATTACTACAGATCTAATCGGATTAGGTTTATCCATGGATCAAAACTTTCCAAGTGAGAAAACAGAAAGAGGTCTAACGATAATAGGATGGGGAAACCAAATAAATTTATCCATTGTTTTAAAAAATGTTGGCTATAATCAAATTTATGATGAGTTATTAAAAAATAACAACTATAATATTAAATTAATTGATGGAGCTATTATACAAATGATGTATACATTTGAGCATGATATATTGCTTTCACATCGATTAGCTTTTTTTCCATCACCAGAATTAGAGAGTTATCAAAATGATCCAGAAATATATGAAAGGCAAGAAATTTATGCCGATATAATTGCTAAAAATATCATTCCGTTTCCTATGCGATTTGATTTTGATGCGGACGAAAAAATATTTGAGCCAATTAAACACCCCAGAAGTCACTTGACATTAGGGCAATATAAAAATTGCAGAATACCTGTCAGCGCACCATTAACACCTGAAATATTTATTGATTTTATTTTAAGAAATTTCTATAGTACAGCCTATTACTATTATCAATTAGACGATAGACAACTAGTACAACCATTTGACAGGACAATCTCCGATGAAGAAGAAAGAGTTTTGCATGTGAATTTTTTTAAAATCTGA
- a CDS encoding ATP-binding domain-containing protein, translating into MITVVRGSSEKYVTADQLANYFEHRRDLNGILYIGYPIITTTSGSQEIDALLVSKEYGIIIFDMVVGTEFSNREEIQDELFTKMKARLLNNKKLLRKRELQVEINVLTYATAWRNVEDEIDFDLVTTNKELTTYLEEINWENKDYYEKVLEDVQAITSIRERRKRLNVKGTSTKGAKLIKLEESIANLDSTQSQAVIETVDGPQRIRGLAGSGKTIVLALKVAYLHANNPDWTIAVTFNTRSLKNQFIDLITRFTYENIKEEPNWEKVRVIHAWGNPTTTGIYFELCKDHGIEYYDFSHAKSLKTDSEDEFEAVCKDALKKIRNIIPKYDVILVDEAQDFSTEFLRICYGLVHEPKRLIYAYDELQNLNNKQMKSPEEIFGVDHQGRPKVHLRNEPKKPKQDIVLNVCYRNSRPVLTTAHALGFGIYRNKGLIQMFNQSWLWEDVGYKVVDGELVDGHYVKLKRTAESSPLFLENHSDLDDLIHFKLLQDEKEQIEWLANQISKNLEEDELQHRDIIVIHTDPYYTKTAVAPIRKRLFEMGINSHLAGVTSSKDDFFAMHSITFTSIYRAKGNEAAMVYVIDAQNCFSGYELERKRNILFTAITRSKAWVRVVGYGNGMEGLMNEFEEVKNRDFELEFIYPTELQRQQMHQINKDMTQEEKNRRKSQVGTFTEILKALENGDFFLEDLPPEALRILKERLNNE; encoded by the coding sequence ATGATTACTGTTGTAAGGGGTTCTTCTGAAAAGTATGTCACTGCGGATCAATTAGCCAATTATTTTGAGCATAGAAGGGATCTAAACGGTATTTTATATATCGGGTATCCGATTATCACGACTACGAGTGGATCCCAAGAAATTGATGCGCTCCTAGTTTCAAAAGAGTATGGCATTATTATTTTTGATATGGTAGTTGGAACGGAATTTTCAAATCGCGAAGAAATTCAAGATGAGTTATTTACAAAGATGAAAGCCAGATTGTTGAACAATAAGAAGCTTTTAAGGAAACGGGAACTACAGGTGGAAATTAATGTCCTTACTTATGCGACAGCATGGAGGAATGTTGAGGATGAGATTGACTTTGATTTAGTTACAACTAATAAGGAATTGACAACATATCTAGAAGAGATAAATTGGGAAAATAAAGATTATTATGAAAAAGTTTTAGAAGATGTTCAAGCAATTACATCTATTCGTGAGCGGAGAAAAAGATTAAATGTAAAGGGGACATCAACTAAAGGTGCCAAATTAATAAAATTAGAAGAATCTATAGCTAATTTAGACAGTACTCAAAGTCAAGCCGTAATTGAAACAGTGGACGGTCCCCAAAGGATTAGAGGGTTAGCTGGATCTGGAAAAACCATCGTTTTAGCTTTAAAAGTTGCATACCTCCATGCGAATAACCCAGATTGGACAATTGCTGTTACCTTCAATACAAGATCATTAAAAAATCAATTTATTGATTTAATTACAAGGTTTACATACGAAAATATTAAAGAAGAACCAAATTGGGAAAAAGTAAGGGTTATACATGCATGGGGGAATCCAACGACAACAGGTATTTATTTTGAACTTTGTAAAGACCATGGTATTGAGTATTATGATTTTTCTCATGCCAAAAGTTTAAAAACTGATAGTGAAGATGAGTTTGAGGCTGTATGCAAGGACGCATTAAAAAAGATTCGAAACATTATTCCTAAATACGATGTTATCTTGGTAGATGAGGCACAAGATTTTTCAACAGAGTTTTTAAGAATTTGCTATGGGTTAGTACATGAACCCAAGCGTTTAATTTATGCCTACGATGAACTTCAAAATTTAAATAATAAACAGATGAAGTCCCCTGAAGAAATATTTGGTGTTGATCATCAAGGTAGACCAAAGGTGCATTTAAGAAATGAACCTAAGAAGCCAAAGCAAGATATAGTTTTAAATGTATGTTATAGAAACTCAAGACCAGTGCTAACCACTGCTCATGCATTAGGATTTGGTATTTATCGAAATAAAGGTCTCATTCAAATGTTTAATCAATCATGGTTGTGGGAAGATGTGGGATACAAGGTTGTCGACGGAGAACTAGTCGACGGACATTATGTTAAGCTAAAAAGAACTGCGGAGAGCAGCCCTTTATTTTTAGAAAATCATTCAGACCTTGATGATTTAATTCATTTTAAACTACTTCAAGATGAAAAAGAACAAATAGAGTGGTTGGCGAATCAAATAAGTAAAAACTTAGAGGAAGATGAACTGCAGCATCGTGATATTATCGTAATCCATACTGATCCATATTACACAAAAACCGCAGTTGCTCCTATTCGAAAAAGATTATTTGAGATGGGTATAAACAGTCATTTAGCTGGTGTTACAAGCTCTAAAGATGATTTTTTTGCAATGCATTCTATTACTTTTACAAGTATATACCGTGCAAAAGGAAATGAAGCAGCTATGGTTTATGTTATCGATGCCCAAAACTGTTTTAGTGGCTATGAACTAGAAAGAAAAAGGAATATTCTTTTTACAGCCATTACTAGAAGTAAAGCATGGGTTAGAGTAGTGGGCTATGGTAATGGAATGGAAGGGTTAATGAATGAGTTTGAAGAAGTAAAAAATCGTGATTTTGAGTTAGAGTTTATTTATCCTACTGAATTACAGCGACAACAAATGCATCAAATAAACAAGGATATGACTCAAGAAGAAAAAAATAGGAGGAAAAGCCAAGTAGGGACATTCACTGAAATATTAAAAGCATTAGAAAATGGGGATTTCTTTTTAGAAGATCTTCCACCAGAAGCTCTAAGAATTTTGAAGGAGCGATTAAACAATGAGTAG